TTCCCCATTGCATGCATTAGTAGACCCCCAATCGTGTTCTGGGTCGCTAACCTCTCAATACCTCCTGCCCCAATCTCTTCCATCTTTTTCCTATGTTCAAAATAGCCAACATATTCTGAACCAATATGATCTGCTGGATTCACAAATATACAAGGGATCCATGCAGACAAAGCAGCAAAAGGATCTTCTGCCTGGTTTCTCTGGTGGTTATGGTTACCCTTCATAGCTAGAGTAAGTCCTGCTGTGATCACACTGCTTGCAAATCGAATCCCATGTTTCACTTTTTTGTCCTTAATTCTCTCAATAGGGGCTGAAAAGAATGGCGGATTGAAGAGAAAAGATTCGATAAACATGCCATTCTTGCCCATAGTTTTTCCAGCAAGCATTGCCATCGCTGACCCAAGGGAATGACCAGCTAACCAGACATTTGAATCGCCTACTGAAGCAACAATGTTTCGGACAGCTTGCATAGCAATCTCAAAGCGAGATGTCCGGTGAAGCCCATTTCGGATGAGGTGGAGATCCAACTCAAGATCACGTGAGAGGGAATCTGGTTTAGTTAAGGTGCCTCGGAATGCAATCACATATCGTGGACTTCCATCTAGTGAGTCATTACAGTAAGATGCTGGAGGTTTGAATTCATAAACGGCACCAAATATGGAATGATCAACATCATCCACAAGATGACGAAGCAACCGAAAATGGAAAAACTCATACCAAGGAGGAGCAAGGACTTGGGAATCTTGACGCTTCTCCTGGCGATCTCGCTCAAGAATGTAGACAGCCTGAACCAAACTGGCAGCAACAGACCTTCGATGATGTGCACTCTCCCTGCATATGGCACATAACAAAATT
This genomic stretch from Castanea sativa cultivar Marrone di Chiusa Pesio chromosome 1, ASM4071231v1 harbors:
- the LOC142639201 gene encoding GDSL esterase/lipase At4g10955; translated protein: MASEREDFSLSGPLHLTSVDWESAHHRRSVAASLVQAVYILERDRQEKRQDSQVLAPPWYEFFHFRLLRHLVDDVDHSIFGAVYEFKPPASYCNDSLDGSPRYVIAFRGTLTKPDSLSRDLELDLHLIRNGLHRTSRFEIAMQAVRNIVASVGDSNVWLAGHSLGSAMAMLAGKTMGKNGMFIESFLFNPPFFSAPIERIKDKKVKHGIRFASSVITAGLTLAMKGNHNHQRNQAEDPFAALSAWIPCIFVNPADHIGSEYVGYFEHRKKMEEIGAGGIERLATQNTIGGLLMHAMGKESEPPLHLIPSASLTVNLTPSQEFKQAHGIHQWWQPDLQLQTKLYNSWKQLPADRIQSG